The Dermacentor andersoni chromosome 1, qqDerAnde1_hic_scaffold, whole genome shotgun sequence genomic interval aGTTTTCTGCTGACAATGCTTTTTGCCTGGCATCACTTCCCTGATTTGTCACTTCTTTATTTGCAACTTCATGCCATTTAACTGTAGTTTACTGGTAGCCTCAGTATGGAAGCCTTCAGTATCACATAATAGGTAATTACTCATTGCCAAAGCAGAGCTTCCGTCACTGCCACTTGGAAGTCACTGTGAGTTTTTGTGATAGGTGTTAGGTTGCACATGCATAAAAGTAATGACAGATTGTTGGTGCCAGGAGATCACATTGTTGCCGGCCAGATCAAAGTTTACAGTGTACAAgtggcttttctttttaatgctaaTAGTAAATTCCTTCCTATTTGTGCGTGAAATTTTATATTTTAATAATATGAAGTGAACTTTGCTATTCTTTATTTATGAAATGATGGCATAACATGCTTTGGTATTGTCCTTCCTAgcacttcttttctcttttactTGTGTACCTACGTCTAGCATGCCTTTTGAAGCACTAGTAACACTAATCATTTGCCAAAATGTTTACAGTAGTCTGAAGTGGAGAACATAGGCCAAAAGCTGGGCAATATTAGCCATTTATTATGTTGTGCTTTCTATTGTTTCTCTGCCTTTGGGCTGATTAGCTTTCATCTAAACCTGTTTAGCCTAGTGTGCAAAAGGTATCAGCCTAAATATTTACAAGGTGTTGCACAACACAATTGTCACAAAAAGATTTCATGtttcttccttttctgttttGCAGTTCATGAAATGTGGCAATGTTCTCACACCCATAATAACACTTTCACTGTGGGAAGCTTCTGTTTCTTCGCTTCGGAAATGAAATATGCGCATGAAAGACGGTAAGCAGGAGACCAGCAACATAATTTTCGAAACCAAAAGCATATGTACTGCCCTTTGTAATTAAGACGCTAAAGATCTTTTAAATCAGATTACCAGAAACGTTAAACACTTCAAAACCAATGATAAATGTtataaggcttttttttttctcttgagttCTGACTACGCACCATGGTTGACTATGTGCAGGTTATCCAGGTCCCAACCTCTCTCAAAGTCTGTAAAGGATGTACGTAAACTTCTCATGAAAAGGAGGTCAGAATCTGGTAAGTACTATTTTACTTATATTTTGATAGATGTTTACAAGTTGTTGTCAAAGGAATAGCACAAAAACAGCATGAAAGATCAGCCACGAACACACAGACACATGCTTCTTGTGGTTTTTGTGCTTTCCTTCATAAATATACGTTACCAGTGTGCCTATGCTTCAACGTTACCTTACAAATTGCATCAGTGATGTGAAATTTTGTGTTATCTATTATGCACAAAATTTAAAAGCAAATACATTGCTACGTGCCAACATATTGGTAACAGCATAGCCAACTTTTATATCGCCAGGCATTTGCATAGTTAGTATTCTCGATAGTGCGGAAGAAGGCGACGTGGCTCCTGTGATGACacacagctgttaaacatatGGTGCACCACTGTCAAGCTATAGCATGAGTAGCGGGCACATTATCCTCATTTGAGTGATGGCTAACGCTACGGTTAGCGCTACACTCGATATGGCACTGCAGTTGAAGCTATAGCAAGCATCAAGTAATCAGGAGCACAGGCGGGCAAATGCACATGTCCTTGTGACCCGTGCCCCTCAATGTCAGAGTATTGTCTGCTGTGTAGCACCAGAGAAAGCCTCATAGCTTCCACTCAAGTGCTACATTTCTGTGAAACAGAGGATGGCTTAATAAGGAAGCAACCTTGACAGCTAGCAAAACAGGTATGCTgttgcaagcttttttttttttttgcttgcaccaCTATGTTTGGTTTGTTCAAGAAATGTTAGTTGTACGGAAAAATTGTGTATGCTTTGATGTAAGGGGCATAGAAGAGCCGCTAAAGGGGCTAAAACTTTATTGTTTGTAGTTTGTTCTCAAGCCTGCATAAAAAATATAGTATCCGCTCATCTTATTTGCTCCTTCAAGATACCCATATGCCAGCCTCAGTTCCTGAAAAAACAAATTCAGACTGCTACAATACTTCACATAACATTTACTACGTAACCTTACTTTTTTCATTGTAGATAGGAGTTTGAGTTCATTACTGCTTAAGTAAACCTGTATAAGCATGCCGAAACTTTGTAGCTGTAAGCTTATTGCATAATACATGGCAAAGCACGTAATGTGCAGGTTCTTTGTGACAATTGGCGGTCGTTTTATCTGTTCCATTTATCGAGGGCTAACCTCTTACTTCCTTTCTTTCCCCCTCTTTTTTTGTTTCAGTGGAGAGCTCATACGATGGTGAGCATTACATGCATATATCCGCATGCTTTATAGACAGTCGTTTTGTTATCTCATTTGTCCTGCAGTGTTGAAGCTGGCTTTAATTTCactaatttaaattttttttatccaTTCAGTTTTCCTTGGCGGTTCTTGCAATCCCACCACATGGAGGAAAGATGTTGCTATACCAAAACTCAAATCATATGGCATCTCATATTACAATCCAGTGAGTACAAAATATTGGTAATACTGTTATGCTAGTGTTTTTAAACATGTTTATATTTCCCTAATGTGCAAATTGATTGGCTTATTTCCAGCAGGTGACTCAGTGGATACCTGAACTGATTGAACTTGAAAACCAAGCAAAAGAGGTGTGTAATGCAGCTCACCTGGGACCCTGTTTTCACTGACAGGATCAAGATGCATGCAAAGTGCCCCTGATAGTTTGTTTCTCTTTGTATCATCACTTCCTATAATTTCTTAGGTATTCATGGCTttctcctgttttcttttttgctcttgcAGAATGCTAAAGTCATGATGTTTGTTATTGACAACCAGACGAGATCAGTTGCTTCTATGATAGAGTCGGCTCATATAGCTGGTATGTGCATCTGCGTATTTTAATTGTTTGTTATTTTAGTGCTATTTCAAATACAGTGTGATATTGTCTGTTGTGCATCAGTTGTATTGGCATTAATATTTTCAAGCTGACCTTGCACATCAAATAAACTCTGTTTTTAATTAAATAGCTTAGTGTTGAATTCAGTGTGGCCAACAGttgggcctttctttttttcatggttATAAGAAAGAGAGGCGCATTTTCAACCTTTCTACATCATGGTGCCTGCAATTGAAGGCCTGTAATTGCAGGCATCTGAAAGCTCCTTCATATCGCATAGCATTCCTGCATTTGCCCTGCACAATGACCGCTTTCACCTTCATTAAGGAAAATGCCTTTATTTGAATATTTTCATACTTGCCTTGTCTAGTAAAAATATAGAGAGATCACAAAGAAAATGGTGGGAGAAAATGACTCATGTGACACCCTGATATATTTTGTTATAACCTGATTACCAGCTCTGTGACAGTTTTTTTAAGTGAAAAAGTTATGGCACACTGTTTTTTGGCTGGCTGCATGCAATGTGTAGTAGACCAAGCAGGTTGTGTCATTAAGCACAAATCAAACGTGAAGCCACAATGTAGAAAAACCTGCTTTAAATTTATAAGTTTTAGTTATGCTGTACTTGGTACTattttagctttctttttgtaAAGTGCATTCACTGCTTCTTGTCTAAGCGGCTGCATGGATCCACTGTGAATTGCTTCCTGATGTTGCAGTCTGGCTACTTTGTTCTCTCTTAGCCAGGTACAAAGTGCTGCTAAAATGTGAACACCTTATAAGAGTCCAGTGTTATTTTGCTTTGTATAAAATATGTATTGCAAAATTGCACTATATGGGGAAAGCTTCCATAGCTGGTGGCTCTTAATGACAAAATGGTCTAATGCAACAGCAAGAAACATATGCTGAAGGTTCACTTATTTGTTCATTCAAATGATTTGGCAACCATGCAGTGTATTACTAAACACGTTGCTGGCAAACTTAGCTTCTCTGTGCCTGGTTATGTGCGGCATCAACTTAGTAGACAGATGCATGGCGCTGAAGAGAGGCTGTGCACACAGGCACCCGGCGCAAGCTCATCCTGATCCTCACTGAGCAGTCACCGCCAGGCAGCCTAGTGCTGGGTGAGCCTATCTCGGAGAAGGAGTACCGGGACCTGCAGCAGGGCCGCAACTACTTGCGGGACTTGGTGGAGATGCGTGGCATACCCGTCTTCCAGAGCATGTCTGATGCCCTGGAGGTGACCAATCGCTGCCTCAAAGAAGATCTCTGGCCTCAGGATATCCAGGGCCGCCAGGACCTTGTCCAAGTGCCACACCTTGCGCTTGGTGACAAGTACCTGTGAGCATACCTTCCCTGCACATTCACCCACTTGGGTACAGATTGCCACATCCCTGTCCAGAGTGCCAGAGTAGTGTGTTTCGGAGCAAAAAGAAACCGCTATTTGAGAGTAGATGCTGGGGCTTGGGTGATGGTGCTTGCCTGCAGACGCAGCCACATGGACACACAGGCTGCGTAATATTGAATACCGTACCTTTAACCAGGCTATGTTAACCTGGCTTTAACTGCCAGGTTATGCTTTCGGTGCTGTGTAGCACACTGCCCAACCACTGAAGACAGGATTGTGGCAGTCCATTCTAGAATGCTTAAAGGCTTATTGCTGCTTGAGAGCTTATTTCATTAAAGCTTTATTTGTGCTTCAGACAGATTAAGCAGATTCACATGAAGCAGAAGTTAAAATCTGCGTATTGTGCCTTGTGCAGATACAGTCCTGCACAGTGCAGTTGTGCGAGATTAGCCTTTTGGCTACTGTCTCAGGTTTTTTTCACAGGCTGGTTTTTCTTCATGTCATGCAGAATTTGCACCATTCTTCCTGGCTTTCTTCAGTTTTCATAGTGTTCTTCAGTTGCTTTATTTGAATTATCGTGGCTCTGTGTGTACAGCCAGCCCATCTCACCATCATAATCAGTTCAAATCCTTATAAAGTACAATCTGCTATAAGTACTGTAAAAGGTTCATTATGCAGGAAATGGTTGTCCCATTAGGTTAAGCAATATGAGCAGTTAGTATCATGATAATGGACTACCCAAGCTTGCAAGTACAACTCAGGCATTTATTTAAGCTAGGTGGCTTAGGCAAGGACAGAACTAACACAAATTTTAAGTAATGTGTTAGGTATGTTGCATGTTGCAGGCACTTTATGGGCACTTCAAAAAATTTTGTGCATAGTTGCCTAATATTTCTGTGTGGTTCATGGAGCCCTGTGCGAGCACAGTCCTTTAATATTTCTAATTCCTTCCATTTTCCCAGTGTAAATGAAATACCAATGCTGCTGCTGTAAAACATGTCAGCTGTTAAGTTAAACAGGGCAGCAAAATACTTCCTTATTAGTGGCATTATTACTTTGAAGTCAGTAGGATCAAATTGGAAGATATGAGTACCTCGCTAGGAATAAAATAGGCTAATTGCATGACGGGGAAGTTTGGAAGAGTAAAAATAATTTGAGACCATAGCAGAGGCATGTAATGCTATGTGGCAGTCAGCGCCAAAAGCTTTCCAAAAGCTCATGTCAATGTGTTTGGGAGAGTATAgactgcaataaagtttctgacCTGAAGTGTTGAAATGATTTTAGTCATTTTAGATTTTCTTTTAAAATGGCTCTTTCATCACAGTGGTGCTTGATGCCACAGTTTGTTCCATTTGGCAGTGTCTGGCTGTAAGAAAGCATTGTCACATATCTAGTTGCATTTTCACAGGCATCAGACAAAACAGCTTTGAGGCAACACAGTTTCACTGTGACATCCTCCCCTATAACTGAAAATATTTGGTGTTGCATGTTAAGGATtacttttcttctctctctctctctctctctctctctgtcaaatGCATATGTAGTATTGATATTTTCATTGCATTAGCATTATATGTACTTTGACCTGTCTTTGCCTTGTCGGGAATGATGGTTACATGGCCGGGCATTGCATTTTATTTCTGTCTGGGAAACTCTATACTCAcaaacaactttctgtggcaatgaagggacagctacgggggcggagcctctgcacatgtgttaccatGCCAAGTAGTCTGCCagtgtttgacagtgcttttggtggCTCGAAACGGACGCTGAATCGACACAGATTCCATGTGCGACAGTTttgcgtttgcccagacgcggaaaaggaaaagccgcaaaataagtaaacgtttacattcagtggtgtgttttatcttgttTAACTGTTGCCAATAAGGTGTTTatattttctcttccccagcttaaactaacatggatgaaaatgcgggactcttttcagaagtgctctcacttgtgcgtgcattgcctccgtagcttttcctcatttccacagaaagttgtccgcgagtataggttGCATGTAAATGTCTCAGAACCTGTTGGTTATGCTTATTTACTTGCATTGCAACACAACTTTTTCACCATTTACAGGAAAGTTCAAGAAGCATTCAAGAGCTTCTCTTCAGATGACGGGAAAGTTCGCATAAGAGACGTAAGCATTGCTTCTTAAACTTAAAAGTGCATTGTTCAATGCATCTTGCTTTGTTGTAATTAGCTGCAATAATGTCTTATCTTGTTCTGGCCCCCGTCCCATGCTCCTTCTATCACACAATGGCTTGCCAGCATTGCACCTAATCTCCACACTCTGTATTATAAAGTAGAAATGCATGTAATTAAAGAGGGTTATCAATAATGCACAAGATTTCTTTGATCACTACTGTTCATGGGAGACATTTCCAGACGATAAATGCAGCCTCTTGCTTTGCATATTGTGAGGTATAAAGGCTTGCTGGAGCTGTTTGAGCTATCGTGGAATACTGCTGAGGCAGCTTTCACTGTGTGCAATCTCTTACTGCATCTACAAGCACTGCCTTTGCTACATAGAAAGTTTGTTTCTTTTGGACTCAAAACCTTATGtacttttgtttttgcttctgtTAGGTTAAAATGGCATTCAAGGTGCTAACAGCAAGAGATCTCCCACAAGAATGTTTGGAGGTACTCAGAAGCAACCAGCAGCCCACTGTGGCAGACACCGTGGTTGAAGGGGGTATGGACGATATTCCCGTCACATTTGATCAGTTCTGCCTCATCCTGTCAGAATTCAAGCATCAGGTAAGGACTCCCATTTATGCTGTGGTGCTATACTGCAATGTGAGGATTTATCTTGGCATTTGTTTCACCATTACGAAACGTCAGCCAAACTGGCtaagcttcttttctttctttttcaggccAAAAATGGCATCTGGCTTACAGAGTTCCTAACTTCCATCCAGCGTCTCTTCAGTCAAGTATATGGTACGCTCTCTCTGAAATGCATTGCACTACCATTGTTGGGTTTCTAAATGCTAACAGCCACAATTCACATACCATCATAGCGCAAGTAGCCAGAGTAGCCATTACTGAAAATGTATGGTCTGTATGAACTTGTGCAACATCCGTACTGCCTGCTATGAAGTTAGCAAAACTTAATTATAAATTTTTATATTATCAATGTATAATGCCCTGGTCAGATTGGCAAATTTAGTGTCACTATGAGAAAGTGCACTATGCTTTGCAGAGTGCCATTCTGGCAGCCCTGTATCATCAGAATTGATGGCAGTGATGGTCAGTGCTACAAAACATACCTAAAATGATTATTAATATTTGGAAGGTTGTCATtaatgttgctttttttttatgaagcacTCACTTTAAGTGGTGTTCACAGAAACTTCTTGAACAGCAGCAGCATGCATTGCACAACTAGGCAGTTTTCTTATTTGCTGTAAACATTAGAAGCACCCCCCCTCCCTTTATCTTGATTGAAACAGACGTGGTTGGAATAATTACTTTTGAATGCACTCACTGTTGAATGCAGTCATCATCACACACTTTTTGCAGTGAGTGTTGCTACGCTCTTGTGTGACAGCTTCCAAATGACACTAACATCGAGCGACACTTACTGAAAGTGACAGTAAGTTTACCCATTTGACAGAGTTGGAGAGATTTCCAATAAGAACTTTCTGGTCATCGCCATAATAACTTTGAATTGTTAACAGTGAGCACCTGCTCAAAAGCATGGAGGACAGCAGTAGCAGTTGCGCTTCATATCCGCGTGCAGCAGTCCAGAGAGGAGTGTTTTTCTTCGAGATGGACATGCCCAAGCGTGTCTTCCTGCAAAAGAAGCGCCGAATCCAGCTGAGCCATGTACAGCTGTCGCCATCATCCTGTGTTAGTACATGGATGAAATTTTTAAGCTAAATGGTCCCTTTGAGCCAGCATTCATGAGTATCTTATTCTTGTAAATATGAACTCACACTTTATTGAACAATTATCAACATAATGGAACAAAACTGGCATTTTTATTTGCGATGTAGCTGTGCCCCAGCTTTTCTCCAGAGTACctggaaaaagaaaggtgtggTTGTTGTGAATATGGTAACTGACTGGAGATCTCTGCGTTATCTTGAAATAGCTATTCTTACTACTAAAGAATATTGATGGGTCACCTTAATGCCTATATTTATATATTAAGTGCATTCCATGTGCATACTAAATGAAGTTAAAGGGCTTGAAGTTGAGAACAAAAAGGCACTGCAGTATCTGTGATATCTAGTGTTTTTGTTTATCACTAGCATTCTCTTTTCACGCGTATTCTTTTGTAAAAGTGTGCATTGGTCTCGTCTCTTTTTGACAGAAAGTGCACTCGTGTGAACTGAATATGTCGCTTTTTCTCAACACTTCTTCTAAACACTGCTAGTTCAACAGCACAAGCATTCAGTGTGCTAAGTGTGGTTAGCTAGGTAACATTTGTATtggcaaatatttgcacattgttGCCTAGACCTATTATACAATCTCCAGATAACTGTTACAAATTTGGATTTGAATTGTACAAACAGTTCTGCCACAAGCCATTATGAATTTTACACGTTTTCCTAGTATGAAGAGGAAAACATATTTTCTCCAATTAAGACTTTACAAATAGTATTGATTTAAAAGTATTAATGGGGATGGGTAATTCTGACTGCATTTATATTTGAATTCATTCAAGTGAGGGTAACAGTGATTGATTTGTAAGTGGCATTGCATATATGAAAAATGCTGCATATTTGGAGTGTAAGCAAGAATAAATTATGAATTTAAGTTGGGTAAACTGCTAGTTGCACGTAGCATATAAGCTTGTGTTTCAATACAAGCAATTTGCACTGTTATTAGACAGGATGTGCATGGTGCTGACCAATACATTTATGGGTTTCCTCATGCAGATCGCATTGTTCCAAGGTCGGCCCTTTCTGGTGGAGTAGCAGATGCCCCATTACCACCGTACTGGAGCCATGTTTACCTTGGAGGCTCCACAAAAGACTGTAGTTGGAGAGATGAGATTGCCATTCCACTTCTCAAGTAAGCAGGCAGTCATGCTCTGTCCCTGTGGTGTGCTGAAGGCTATTTGTTGCACCTGTCTAGGGTTTTTCACGCATTGTTTTACTAATGTTACCCACGCTGTGGCAGTAACGCTGAACCTGTCTACGTAAATATTCTAATAAGGAAATTTAGTGCACAAGCACAGTCGCCAACCTATAATTTGGACTTGGTTGGGACTGCCTTAAAGTCAGAATAATCAGGAGCCTGAAATATTGGATTCTTAAGAAATTAAGTCACTTAATTTCCCAAGTAGCCAAAAACAGCTTGTCAACTTGTTCCTGCACACATATGCTTATATGCAACCTGGTCAGTCTATGTTTTGACCTActgcggtggctcagtggctgtggtgtcaCACTGCTGAGCGTGAGGTTGCGAGCTCGATCCCGGCCACATCTTAATGGAGGCGGAAttcaaaaacgcttgtgtaccagagtgcaagttaaagagccacaggtggtcaaaatctccTGGCAACTTTAACAGAGGTTGACTGCATTCCGACAGCCGAATGATCGCAGGTTTCTTTGCAGCAGTCACTGTGCAGCATAATGACTGTTGGACAAAGCTTCGCTGCTTTCGGTTTTGAGGCGGCACCGGCGACATATCAAAACAAAAACTTTGCTCTTTCTGCTCAACTCAGTCGCCAAATTATCGAATGGCACATGGTAATGTGTCTGAAGTTTGTGTTGttcatataccgtatttactcgcataatgatcgcactttttttgtcagaaatattgacgcaaattcaggggtgcgatcattacacgggttaaatttcccgcgaaaatatatattttttttattccgcgtttgctgcgggatgacaacaggtcaacaagcaggcagctgccactgtaacagtgcgggccaccaaaacaaatatggcgggcgggcggcggagcaagccgaacgtgctgaacgcgatttttttcttcttgtgagtacattacgcacgttttaacagtttcttccgtatcagtaatgaataatattgttaatatcggcaagtttacgacaataacatagccatgtctgctttgaggggacagaaacagatgggcgcgcttagctgccagtgacatagaaacacatagCGGCCATGCTGCGGAAACCGCGgtatttgtcttcactactatcctaatacggcacgtttctgctaagggtgggcgaatatcttagctgcgttacaagcattggcgaatgaatagggtacacttctaacgtatctgtgtaaacgtggccactgtatttgccgctcgcgatttgttgcgtgcccatgagtgcagacgagaagaatcgaaagacgccttttttgttgttcttgttgttgttgttgttgaccaaaactactatgaagcctacaaat includes:
- the raw gene encoding uncharacterized protein raw isoform X5, with protein sequence MPGASTVQLHRMQKCGLRNFLGVLLGSVLRTARESFCTMTAIPVGLFSSALFSTHAAAPPFYLCAFCKLICHGSGLRAEFCKYLCKVHEMWQCSHTHNNTFTVGSFCFFASEMKYAHERRLSRSQPLSKSVKDVRKLLMKRRSESVESSYDVFLGGSCNPTTWRKDVAIPKLKSYGISYYNPQVTQWIPELIELENQAKENAKVMMFVIDNQTRSVASMIESAHIAGTRRKLILILTEQSPPGSLVLGEPISEKEYRDLQQGRNYLRDLVEMRGIPVFQSMSDALEVTNRCLKEDLWPQDIQGRQDLVQVPHLALGDKYLKVQEAFKSFSSDDGKVRIRDVKMAFKVLTARDLPQECLEVLRSNQQPTVADTVVEGGMDDIPVTFDQFCLILSEFKHQAKNGIWLTEFLTSIQRLFSQVYDRIVPRSALSGGVADAPLPPYWSHVYLGGSTKDCSWRDEIAIPLLKKHGLTHSIPFRSPWNARLSPLEMHIINSAQVLLFVITKTARCVAEMLVAVHYVGQGCNVVLCIQYLESDVVIDGEKLSELAVKDYNRGRMYLSDLATRAGVPVFSDISEAALCAAERC
- the raw gene encoding uncharacterized protein raw isoform X6, which codes for MTAIPVGLFSSALFSTHAAAPPFYLCAFCKLICHGSGLRAEFCKYLCKVHEMWQCSHTHNNTFTVGSFCFFASEMKYAHERRLSRSQPLSKSVKDVRKLLMKRRSESVESSYDVFLGGSCNPTTWRKDVAIPKLKSYGISYYNPQVTQWIPELIELENQAKENAKVMMFVIDNQTRSVASMIESAHIAGTRRKLILILTEQSPPGSLVLGEPISEKEYRDLQQGRNYLRDLVEMRGIPVFQSMSDALEVTNRCLKEDLWPQDIQGRQDLVQVPHLALGDKYLKVQEAFKSFSSDDGKVRIRDVKMAFKVLTARDLPQECLEVLRSNQQPTVADTVVEGGMDDIPVTFDQFCLILSEFKHQAKNGIWLTEFLTSIQRLFSQVYDRIVPRSALSGGVADAPLPPYWSHVYLGGSTKDCSWRDEIAIPLLKKHGLTHSIPFRSPWNARLSPLEMHIINSAQVLLFVITKTARCVAEMLVAVHYVGQGCNVVLCIQYLESDVVIDGEKLSELAVKDYNRGRMYLSDLATRAGVPVFSDISEAALCAAERC
- the raw gene encoding uncharacterized protein raw isoform X7, with translation MWQCSHTHNNTFTVGSFCFFASEMKYAHERRLSRSQPLSKSVKDVRKLLMKRRSESVESSYDVFLGGSCNPTTWRKDVAIPKLKSYGISYYNPQVTQWIPELIELENQAKENAKVMMFVIDNQTRSVASMIESAHIAGTRRKLILILTEQSPPGSLVLGEPISEKEYRDLQQGRNYLRDLVEMRGIPVFQSMSDALEVTNRCLKEDLWPQDIQGRQDLVQVPHLALGDKYLKVQEAFKSFSSDDGKVRIRDVKMAFKVLTARDLPQECLEVLRSNQQPTVADTVVEGGMDDIPVTFDQFCLILSEFKHQAKNGIWLTEFLTSIQRLFSQVYDRIVPRSALSGGVADAPLPPYWSHVYLGGSTKDCSWRDEIAIPLLKKHGLTHSIPFRSPWNARLSPLEMHIINSAQVLLFVITKTARCVAEMLVAVHYVGQGCNVVLCIQYLESDVVIDGEKLSELAVKDYNRGRMYLSDLATRAGVPVFSDISEAALCAAERC
- the raw gene encoding uncharacterized protein raw isoform X3, producing MAASCFRCHACRRRVAETRPSRGYPNARPAKRGFKPEMRPHSGRREAAPVAVLYARRARSCRWGPRPGPPRALHMRRRAPQRRSRSDGFVHERRRERASVDSAKQSGPSPPKLSMARIWWIASTRRPTIFHSWAHPEFLGVLLGSVLRTARESFCTMTAIPVGLFSSALFSTHAAAPPFYLCAFCKLICHGSGLRAEFCKYLCKVHEMWQCSHTHNNTFTVGSFCFFASEMKYAHERRLSRSQPLSKSVKDVRKLLMKRRSESVESSYDVFLGGSCNPTTWRKDVAIPKLKSYGISYYNPVTQWIPELIELENQAKENAKVMMFVIDNQTRSVASMIESAHIAGTRRKLILILTEQSPPGSLVLGEPISEKEYRDLQQGRNYLRDLVEMRGIPVFQSMSDALEVTNRCLKEDLWPQDIQGRQDLVQVPHLALGDKYLKVQEAFKSFSSDDGKVRIRDVKMAFKVLTARDLPQECLEVLRSNQQPTVADTVVEGGMDDIPVTFDQFCLILSEFKHQAKNGIWLTEFLTSIQRLFSQVYDRIVPRSALSGGVADAPLPPYWSHVYLGGSTKDCSWRDEIAIPLLKKHGLTHSIPFRSPWNARLSPLEMHIINSAQVLLFVITKTARCVAEMLVAVHYVGQGCNVVLCIQYLESDVVIDGEKLSELAVKDYNRGRMYLSDLATRAGVPVFSDISEAALCAAERC
- the raw gene encoding uncharacterized protein raw isoform X4, whose amino-acid sequence is MLGPQSAASSQKCGPTAAGGKPLQWLCCTRAALAAAAGVRARGRRGRCTCAAGLLRGAAAPTASSTNDDESAPPWIRQSRAGLHHFLGVLLGSVLRTARESFCTMTAIPVGLFSSALFSTHAAAPPFYLCAFCKLICHGSGLRAEFCKYLCKVHEMWQCSHTHNNTFTVGSFCFFASEMKYAHERRLSRSQPLSKSVKDVRKLLMKRRSESVESSYDVFLGGSCNPTTWRKDVAIPKLKSYGISYYNPQVTQWIPELIELENQAKENAKVMMFVIDNQTRSVASMIESAHIAGTRRKLILILTEQSPPGSLVLGEPISEKEYRDLQQGRNYLRDLVEMRGIPVFQSMSDALEVTNRCLKEDLWPQDIQGRQDLVQVPHLALGDKYLKVQEAFKSFSSDDGKVRIRDVKMAFKVLTARDLPQECLEVLRSNQQPTVADTVVEGGMDDIPVTFDQFCLILSEFKHQAKNGIWLTEFLTSIQRLFSQVYDRIVPRSALSGGVADAPLPPYWSHVYLGGSTKDCSWRDEIAIPLLKKHGLTHSIPFRSPWNARLSPLEMHIINSAQVLLFVITKTARCVAEMLVAVHYVGQGCNVVLCIQYLESDVVIDGEKLSELAVKDYNRGRMYLSDLATRAGVPVFSDISEAALCAAERC
- the raw gene encoding uncharacterized protein raw isoform X2 yields the protein MAASCFRCHACRRRVAETRPSRGYPNARPAKRGFKPEMRPHSGRREAAPVAVLYARRARSCRWGPRPGPPRALHMRRRAPQRRSRSDGFVHERRRERASVDSAKQSGPSPPKLSMARIWWIASTRRPTIFHSWAHPEFLGVLLGSVLRTARESFCTMTAIPVGLFSSKALEAWSKFSGEAGSLTQQDLFPLFHTLEIYPTESQVHEMWQCSHTHNNTFTVGSFCFFASEMKYAHERRLSRSQPLSKSVKDVRKLLMKRRSESVESSYDVFLGGSCNPTTWRKDVAIPKLKSYGISYYNPQVTQWIPELIELENQAKENAKVMMFVIDNQTRSVASMIESAHIAGTRRKLILILTEQSPPGSLVLGEPISEKEYRDLQQGRNYLRDLVEMRGIPVFQSMSDALEVTNRCLKEDLWPQDIQGRQDLVQVPHLALGDKYLKVQEAFKSFSSDDGKVRIRDVKMAFKVLTARDLPQECLEVLRSNQQPTVADTVVEGGMDDIPVTFDQFCLILSEFKHQAKNGIWLTEFLTSIQRLFSQVYDRIVPRSALSGGVADAPLPPYWSHVYLGGSTKDCSWRDEIAIPLLKKHGLTHSIPFRSPWNARLSPLEMHIINSAQVLLFVITKTARCVAEMLVAVHYVGQGCNVVLCIQYLESDVVIDGEKLSELAVKDYNRGRMYLSDLATRAGVPVFSDISEAALCAAERC
- the raw gene encoding uncharacterized protein raw isoform X1; this translates as MAASCFRCHACRRRVAETRPSRGYPNARPAKRGFKPEMRPHSGRREAAPVAVLYARRARSCRWGPRPGPPRALHMRRRAPQRRSRSDGFVHERRRERASVDSAKQSGPSPPKLSMARIWWIASTRRPTIFHSWAHPEFLGVLLGSVLRTARESFCTMTAIPVGLFSSALFSTHAAAPPFYLCAFCKLICHGSGLRAEFCKYLCKVHEMWQCSHTHNNTFTVGSFCFFASEMKYAHERRLSRSQPLSKSVKDVRKLLMKRRSESVESSYDVFLGGSCNPTTWRKDVAIPKLKSYGISYYNPQVTQWIPELIELENQAKENAKVMMFVIDNQTRSVASMIESAHIAGTRRKLILILTEQSPPGSLVLGEPISEKEYRDLQQGRNYLRDLVEMRGIPVFQSMSDALEVTNRCLKEDLWPQDIQGRQDLVQVPHLALGDKYLKVQEAFKSFSSDDGKVRIRDVKMAFKVLTARDLPQECLEVLRSNQQPTVADTVVEGGMDDIPVTFDQFCLILSEFKHQAKNGIWLTEFLTSIQRLFSQVYDRIVPRSALSGGVADAPLPPYWSHVYLGGSTKDCSWRDEIAIPLLKKHGLTHSIPFRSPWNARLSPLEMHIINSAQVLLFVITKTARCVAEMLVAVHYVGQGCNVVLCIQYLESDVVIDGEKLSELAVKDYNRGRMYLSDLATRAGVPVFSDISEAALCAAERC